One Firmicutes bacterium CAG:345 genomic region harbors:
- a CDS encoding putative uncharacterized protein (product inferred by homology to UniProt), producing MKTYKISRIIANKISSIFQKNKISFKDSNELFTGKLAVKKFDADLSSNSFTIVSLTHYEMCLIHQYLRLQSKKSGDYRKNVYLPEDYRVNAIIGTLTKKTLNHIGQQYIKDLENLTMLNFENFSEEERMFITSYEGSLPFSKLPSNFVNNTNLLSYLQGKRVLVISNYPELIKIQHLNQKKLHPKINKNSSFEVLTINPDLLFHEKEAFTLFEKLDALKVEILKYYFDVALINLSVLNLPVASFISTLHRNSLALGNEIYQIFGIAKDSAEKSKHDDHWVDLSSYRSGNEDTFLATGIIGSPIKTKRTRRHKHVH from the coding sequence ATGAAAACGTATAAAATAAGCAGAATAATTGCAAATAAGATAAGTTCAATATTCCAAAAAAACAAAATATCATTTAAAGATAGTAATGAACTTTTTACAGGAAAACTAGCTGTTAAAAAATTTGATGCTGATTTATCTTCTAATTCTTTTACTATAGTTTCTTTAACTCACTATGAAATGTGTTTAATTCATCAATATTTACGACTTCAATCTAAAAAGAGTGGCGATTATCGAAAAAATGTTTATCTTCCAGAAGATTATAGAGTTAATGCTATTATTGGAACACTTACCAAAAAAACTTTGAATCACATTGGGCAACAATATATAAAAGATTTAGAAAATTTAACCATGCTAAATTTTGAGAATTTTTCTGAAGAAGAGAGAATGTTTATTACATCATATGAGGGATCTTTGCCATTTTCAAAGCTTCCTTCTAACTTTGTAAATAATACTAATTTACTTTCATATCTTCAAGGAAAGAGAGTTTTAGTTATTTCAAATTATCCTGAATTGATTAAAATACAACACTTAAATCAAAAAAAATTGCATCCAAAAATAAATAAAAATAGTTCTTTTGAGGTTTTAACAATTAATCCTGATCTTTTATTTCATGAAAAAGAAGCTTTTACTCTTTTTGAAAAACTTGACGCTTTAAAAGTTGAAATTTTAAAGTATTATTTTGATGTAGCTCTTATAAATTTATCAGTGTTAAATTTACCAGTAGCTAGTTTTATTTCTACTTTACATAGAAATAGTTTAGCTTTAGGCAATGAAATTTATCAAATATTTGGCATAGCTAAAGATAGTGCTGAAAAAAGTAAACATGATGATCATTGGGTTGATTTGTCATCTTATCGTTCAGGAAATGAAGATACATTTTTGGCTACTGGAATAATTGGATCTCCAATAAAAACAAAACGAACACGGAGACATAAACATGTTCACTAG
- a CDS encoding oligopeptide ABC transporter ATP-binding protein OppD1 (product inferred by homology to UniProt), whose translation MTEKENKVVLSVKNLNVYFKTHGKDSHVIRGVNLDINKGEVFAIVGESGSGKSVFTKTFTGMLESNGKIKTGSIILNDVELKDPKETKILFKDIHRHDRKLNKEARTEANALFGRKEKKSAAFFEKRIAKLEKEKKLNTTEGFQEHLREKVEKKHKKQIAYLSAFYVDKLTVAYNNLSNNAIFKQKISDQFLKKVNLILEDEKFQNSSEHTKLFSEILNKKISENSKYTTLISSIEKLDENIKSVESFKEKYSLINKKINLAKKSSTLYEKIFIESLLTYRMKQEVFYPLNPAAFEDFIDFVKTPVTPLISSFIPEKEQISREIDSEIEKLVEENLVKETPTEEKVKLVAGNVITKRKELLGEFAKLYKEKSFEELDFKELDLFSDKFFFNLGISKKVQNFHKSLSLYTDTSNLEYVNILSKLRNLESEIFVKSYDDTIKDLVEKINQVSYEHKANIRLFYSYILEESEESILQGVNAQKEKLSLRVKEVKEAQAKALENENNILNLKLQEISKIQHDFAGKVSKLDVEIAKLNEDKDKVIADLESKKEKLISEYKNQNASIIEAGLDPKFLTYPPILVKKYSAQKDLSQRIRSEIEEKEKVINEKKEKIIEIFDVENLSNVTALCKEIGFDYKHYVSNLKKAQETYKIGVESVELKKKELADDSRKEELLKLFDIEEETVKSTFISTVTQISNEFKKALAIFTPERNKEIIRLNTVIHNIDCEVPLIRRAYRSLKSALTIKTPMVTRLRNDGVIRGNSINLAKLKNNREWSMIRGSHVATIFQDPMTSLNPLLTIGSQISDVLRLHHNLTRAEAKAEAISLLEKVHIPNPEERYKEYPYQYSGGMRQRVVIAIALACRPDVLICDEPTTALDVTVQAQILDLIKELQKEYNFTTIFITHDLGVVAGIADRIGVMYGGQFIEIGTDEDIFYHSAHPYTWALLSSLPQLAVDNEPLVYIRGNPPVFTHEIAGDAFAPRSDYAMRIDTMIEPPMFKISETHYAKTWLLDPRAPKVKKPTIIRNLSERMKKTAESFLATEKGE comes from the coding sequence ATGACAGAAAAAGAAAATAAAGTAGTATTATCTGTAAAAAATCTCAATGTCTATTTTAAAACTCATGGTAAAGACAGCCATGTAATAAGAGGTGTAAACCTTGATATAAATAAAGGTGAAGTATTTGCTATTGTCGGTGAGTCTGGATCTGGTAAATCAGTTTTTACAAAAACATTTACTGGAATGTTAGAGTCAAACGGAAAAATTAAAACTGGTTCTATTATTTTAAACGATGTAGAACTTAAGGATCCGAAAGAGACTAAAATCCTTTTTAAGGATATACATCGTCATGATAGAAAACTTAATAAAGAAGCTAGAACAGAAGCTAATGCTTTATTTGGTAGAAAAGAAAAGAAAAGCGCAGCATTTTTTGAAAAAAGAATAGCAAAACTTGAAAAAGAAAAGAAATTAAATACAACTGAAGGTTTTCAAGAACACTTAAGAGAAAAAGTAGAGAAAAAGCATAAAAAACAAATTGCATATTTATCTGCCTTTTATGTTGATAAACTTACTGTTGCTTATAATAATCTTTCGAACAATGCAATCTTTAAACAGAAAATTTCAGACCAATTTTTAAAAAAAGTTAATCTTATTCTGGAAGATGAGAAATTTCAAAATTCTTCCGAACATACAAAATTGTTTTCTGAGATTTTAAATAAAAAGATATCTGAAAATTCAAAATATACAACATTGATTTCTTCAATTGAAAAGTTAGATGAAAATATAAAATCAGTTGAATCATTTAAAGAAAAATATTCACTTATTAATAAGAAGATAAATCTAGCCAAAAAATCAAGTACTCTATATGAAAAAATCTTTATTGAATCTCTTTTAACATATAGAATGAAGCAAGAAGTGTTTTATCCATTAAATCCTGCAGCTTTCGAAGATTTTATCGATTTTGTTAAAACTCCAGTTACTCCTTTAATATCTAGTTTCATTCCAGAAAAAGAACAAATTTCTCGTGAAATTGATTCTGAAATTGAAAAATTAGTAGAAGAAAATTTGGTAAAAGAAACACCAACAGAAGAAAAAGTAAAATTAGTTGCTGGAAATGTCATAACTAAAAGAAAAGAACTTCTTGGAGAGTTCGCAAAACTATATAAAGAAAAAAGTTTTGAAGAACTTGATTTTAAAGAACTTGATTTGTTTAGTGATAAATTCTTCTTTAATTTAGGAATTTCTAAAAAGGTTCAAAATTTCCATAAGTCATTATCTTTATATACAGATACATCAAATTTAGAATATGTAAATATATTATCGAAACTTAGAAATTTAGAGTCTGAGATATTTGTGAAATCTTATGATGACACTATAAAAGATTTAGTTGAAAAGATTAATCAAGTTTCATATGAACATAAAGCTAATATTCGCTTGTTTTATTCATATATCCTTGAAGAATCTGAAGAGTCAATTTTGCAAGGTGTAAATGCTCAAAAAGAAAAACTTTCATTGCGTGTTAAAGAAGTGAAAGAAGCTCAAGCAAAAGCTCTTGAAAATGAAAATAATATTTTAAATCTTAAATTGCAAGAAATAAGTAAAATTCAACATGATTTTGCAGGTAAAGTTTCTAAACTCGATGTTGAAATTGCTAAACTTAATGAAGATAAAGATAAGGTTATTGCTGATTTAGAAAGTAAAAAAGAAAAATTAATTTCTGAATATAAAAATCAAAATGCTTCAATAATTGAAGCGGGATTAGATCCAAAGTTTTTAACCTATCCACCAATTCTTGTCAAAAAATATTCTGCTCAAAAAGATTTGAGTCAAAGAATTCGTTCTGAAATTGAAGAAAAAGAAAAAGTAATCAATGAAAAGAAAGAAAAGATAATTGAAATTTTTGATGTTGAAAATTTAAGTAATGTAACTGCTCTTTGTAAAGAAATTGGATTTGATTATAAACACTATGTCAGCAATTTAAAAAAGGCACAGGAGACTTATAAAATCGGTGTTGAATCTGTCGAGTTGAAAAAGAAAGAACTTGCAGATGATTCTAGAAAAGAAGAATTATTAAAGCTTTTTGATATTGAAGAAGAAACGGTTAAGAGCACTTTTATATCAACTGTTACACAGATTTCAAATGAATTTAAAAAAGCTTTAGCTATCTTTACTCCTGAAAGAAATAAAGAAATTATTCGCTTAAATACTGTTATTCATAATATTGATTGTGAAGTTCCATTAATTCGTCGAGCTTATAGATCTTTAAAGTCAGCCTTAACAATTAAAACACCAATGGTTACTAGATTAAGAAATGATGGTGTTATTCGTGGCAATTCTATCAATTTAGCAAAGTTAAAAAATAATAGAGAATGGTCTATGATTAGAGGATCACATGTTGCAACTATTTTCCAAGATCCAATGACCAGTTTAAATCCACTTTTAACCATAGGTTCACAAATTTCCGATGTTTTAAGATTACATCATAATTTAACTAGAGCTGAAGCAAAAGCAGAAGCTATTAGCTTATTAGAAAAAGTACATATTCCAAATCCAGAAGAAAGATATAAAGAATACCCATATCAATATTCTGGTGGTATGAGACAAAGAGTAGTTATTGCAATTGCTCTTGCCTGTAGACCAGATGTTCTTATTTGCGATGAACCGACAACTGCGCTAGATGTTACTGTTCAAGCACAAATTCTTGACTTAATAAAAGAATTACAAAAAGAATATAATTTTACAACGATATTTATTACACATGATTTAGGTGTTGTAGCTGGTATTGCTGATAGAATTGGTGTTATGTATGGTGGTCAATTTATTGAAATTGGCACCGATGAAGATATTTTCTATCATTCTGCTCATCCATATACTTGGGCTCTTCTTTCATCTTTGCCACAACTTGCTGTTGATAATGAACCTTTAGTTTATATCAGAGGAAATCCTCCTGTATTTACTCATGAAATTGCAGGTGATGCTTTTGCTCCTCGCTCTGATTATGCTATGAGAATTGATACAATGATTGAACCACCTATGTTTAAAATTTCAGAAACACATTATGCTAAGACTTGGCTGCTTGATCCAAGAGCACCTAAAGTTAAAAAGCCTACTATTATTCGAAATTTATCAGAAAGAATGAAAAAGACTGCTGAAAGCTTCTTAGCTACAGAGAAGGGAGAATAG
- a CDS encoding 50S ribosomal protein L13 (product inferred by homology to UniProt) — protein MQRQTSVVKKNDVTRKWYVIDAANKPLGRLASQVAVILMGKDKPNYTPNVDCGDYVIIINANKVGLSGNKTRTKKYYNVSGWTGGLRTRTAGEMLKNYPCEMVERSVWGMLPKGRLGRQIHKKLFVYEGAEHKQQAQQPEVKELKF, from the coding sequence ATGCAACGTCAAACATCTGTTGTTAAAAAGAATGATGTCACAAGAAAATGGTACGTCATTGACGCGGCTAATAAACCTCTCGGTCGTTTAGCCTCTCAAGTCGCGGTTATCTTAATGGGAAAAGATAAACCGAATTATACTCCCAATGTTGATTGTGGTGATTACGTAATCATTATCAACGCAAATAAGGTGGGTTTAAGTGGTAACAAAACCCGCACCAAAAAGTACTATAACGTTTCAGGTTGGACAGGCGGTTTAAGAACTCGTACTGCTGGCGAAATGTTAAAGAACTATCCATGTGAAATGGTCGAACGCTCTGTTTGGGGCATGTTACCAAAAGGACGCTTAGGTCGTCAAATTCATAAGAAACTCTTTGTTTATGAAGGTGCTGAACACAAACAACAAGCTCAACAACCTGAAGTCAAAGAGCTTAAGTTCTAG
- a CDS encoding unknown (no significant homology to UniProt): MFTSFFSKSQIKKTIILSAIGIVAIILYVVLDLIFKWNQELALFGYIFCLIYLIIGWMGANHIGNDWNRKNKNYSNLPIDVVDKKMRFRSPYIVSGLFLLMISSIFELIITIVD, from the coding sequence ATGTTCACTAGTTTTTTTTCGAAATCGCAAATAAAAAAAACAATAATATTATCTGCAATTGGTATTGTCGCTATCATTTTATATGTTGTTCTTGATTTGATTTTTAAATGGAATCAAGAACTTGCTTTGTTTGGATATATTTTTTGTTTGATTTATTTAATTATTGGATGGATGGGAGCAAATCATATCGGTAATGATTGGAATAGAAAAAATAAAAATTATTCGAATTTACCAATAGATGTTGTTGATAAAAAAATGCGTTTTCGGTCACCATATATTGTTTCTGGCCTTTTTCTTTTGATGATTTCGTCTATATTTGAATTAATTATTACAATAGTTGATTAG
- a CDS encoding aBC-type transporter integral membrane subunit (product inferred by homology to UniProt), with protein MENIEKFVKSDDESLFEIIGYSEESIDQLDSAPYSYWKATFKTLFKNKVTIGCLAILVVILFFTIFGPMMKYYDPAYYFGSQSSGSYLRPNSVNWFGTTYEGYDIWSVMWKGSQLSLEIAVTVSLINAFLGLVIGSIWGFFPKLDPILVEVRNFIDNVPGLLLNMMFMQFFNYYNVNTFVSLIIVMTLFGWLGLASTLRNNIIIIRNRDFNIASKTLGSKPTAIITHNLLPYLVSIIVTILATAIPSAIDSEVSLAFFNLSYTFPTITLGSLITKVTSNTSGWMSNPHTMLIPSSVIILMTISFYYIGFSLADATDPRQHR; from the coding sequence ATGGAAAATATTGAAAAGTTTGTTAAATCAGATGATGAAAGCTTATTTGAAATTATCGGATATTCTGAAGAATCAATCGATCAGTTAGATTCTGCTCCTTATTCTTATTGGAAAGCAACTTTTAAAACTTTATTTAAAAATAAGGTTACTATAGGTTGTTTAGCTATTTTAGTTGTAATTTTGTTCTTTACAATTTTTGGCCCAATGATGAAATATTATGATCCGGCATATTATTTTGGTTCTCAATCTTCTGGATCTTATTTAAGACCTAATTCAGTAAACTGGTTTGGAACAACATATGAAGGTTATGATATTTGGTCAGTTATGTGGAAAGGCTCGCAACTTTCTTTGGAAATTGCTGTAACTGTTTCTTTAATCAATGCATTTTTAGGTTTGGTAATTGGCTCTATATGGGGATTTTTTCCAAAGCTTGATCCGATTTTAGTTGAAGTAAGAAATTTTATTGATAATGTTCCAGGATTGCTTTTAAATATGATGTTTATGCAATTCTTTAATTATTATAATGTCAATACATTTGTTTCTTTGATTATTGTTATGACATTATTTGGATGGCTAGGTTTAGCCTCTACTTTAAGAAATAATATTATTATCATTAGAAATCGTGATTTTAATATTGCTTCTAAAACATTAGGTTCTAAACCAACAGCTATTATCACACATAATCTTTTACCATATTTAGTTTCTATTATTGTTACAATTTTAGCTACTGCTATTCCTAGTGCTATCGATAGTGAAGTCTCTTTAGCCTTCTTTAATTTATCATATACATTCCCTACAATTACTTTAGGTAGCTTAATTACAAAAGTTACAAGTAATACTAGTGGTTGGATGAGCAATCCTCATACGATGCTGATTCCTTCTTCTGTCATTATTTTGATGACAATTTCGTTCTACTATATCGGCTTCTCATTAGCAGATGCAACTGATCCAAGACAGCATAGATAG
- a CDS encoding putative uncharacterized protein (product inferred by homology to UniProt), giving the protein MKNRKHIVLGLSLLGLLTLTSCTNNPTSSATSSSSSSSSSSSSTGSLKYVQDGQAAYNALAGVTRQDTYRYYESYMPSSLNSVLTMQSEDSRYIANIVDGLVDVDRTGAIVPALAESWTWNEDMSELTLDIRQGVPWVYDRNAGREIYKVDGVEQYVSADDWVYAAKENLTMYNGSDSYYLYTMFVEGAGEYYYYTYLEYLNAQQEDESKKRTDQQIVNTLIGLGVSPDTLTVDDLPAIANFSRVGIKSSEDGRKLTYTLTGTAPYFLSSLTYSPFFPASEAFVSSLPGGIQDYGTSVDNTLSCGAYVLDGHEIGISEEARFVANENYWDADHVMTKNVIAYRFPDAATDSSTRVAYESGTIDGFTVNERDSDGWKKYVTGEDGTGSLENPVSPDARVVEGLGDGSTFSFIINTNRDASASGTKYSVLNSSDGAAKGWNATVIVGEGAEAVESNVQILNTNKALSVSKALRALVLQSLDYETYSNDFGTSDYNRVKYLVNTWTPANFITYSEYDAAVDNADGIFSNDYVSFIKKAWMDKFYPEAGYSQEARDAAEAALGYSQLSTGEHSVGVSSKGLNDTSLDETNASRLANLKQAASDEISAWNNAHPDDRITTPVIVEFPTLSYNDDTFRNSATFVNATNARLNDGKWYGGSALSANIGRPENAEILTSVEEDSSLLRFVIPTNKEIQDSRSYSIVSQNGYANIFISGWGPDYSDPLTFANTLVTNGDLSAYTGAGSDNPYYDVLAPQFEKYDTLVDEASALTDNKARFTKFGEAEVELLYEVSIVRPIYMVGLGKSVSISKVLPYRTSSAVYGVTNFKYKYVEVLNRNVTGEEYQALKAERYVQNSH; this is encoded by the coding sequence ATGAAAAACAGGAAACATATCGTTCTTGGATTATCCCTTTTAGGTCTTTTGACTTTAACTTCGTGTACGAATAATCCAACTTCTTCTGCTACATCATCAAGTTCAAGTAGCAGTTCTTCTAGTAGTTCTACTGGATCTTTAAAGTATGTACAAGATGGTCAAGCAGCTTATAATGCTTTAGCTGGTGTTACTAGACAAGATACATATAGATATTATGAATCTTATATGCCATCTTCTTTAAATTCAGTCTTAACAATGCAATCTGAAGATTCACGTTATATCGCTAACATCGTTGATGGTTTAGTCGATGTTGATCGTACAGGTGCTATTGTTCCTGCTCTTGCTGAAAGCTGGACATGGAACGAGGATATGTCTGAACTTACTCTTGATATCAGACAAGGAGTCCCATGGGTTTATGATAGAAATGCTGGCCGTGAAATTTATAAGGTTGATGGTGTTGAACAATATGTCAGTGCTGACGACTGGGTATATGCAGCTAAAGAAAATTTAACCATGTATAATGGTTCAGATTCTTATTACTTATATACAATGTTTGTCGAAGGCGCTGGGGAATATTATTACTATACCTATTTGGAATATTTAAATGCTCAACAAGAAGATGAAAGCAAGAAGAGAACTGATCAACAAATTGTCAATACATTAATTGGTCTTGGTGTTTCTCCAGATACATTAACAGTTGATGATTTACCAGCAATTGCTAACTTCTCTAGAGTTGGTATTAAATCCAGTGAAGATGGTAGAAAATTAACATATACCTTAACAGGTACAGCTCCATACTTCCTTTCTTCATTAACATATTCACCTTTCTTCCCAGCTTCTGAAGCTTTTGTATCTTCTTTACCTGGTGGAATTCAAGATTATGGTACATCTGTTGATAATACATTATCTTGCGGTGCTTATGTATTAGATGGTCATGAAATTGGTATCAGTGAAGAAGCAAGATTTGTTGCTAATGAAAATTATTGGGATGCTGACCATGTTATGACAAAGAATGTCATCGCTTATCGTTTCCCAGATGCTGCAACAGATTCTTCTACAAGAGTTGCTTATGAATCTGGAACTATTGATGGATTTACAGTCAATGAAAGAGATAGTGATGGTTGGAAAAAGTATGTTACTGGTGAAGATGGAACTGGATCTCTTGAAAATCCTGTCTCTCCAGACGCACGTGTTGTTGAAGGCTTAGGTGATGGTTCTACATTTTCCTTTATCATCAATACAAATCGTGATGCATCAGCTTCTGGCACTAAATATAGTGTTTTAAATAGTTCTGATGGCGCTGCTAAAGGTTGGAATGCAACTGTTATTGTTGGTGAAGGTGCTGAAGCAGTTGAATCCAATGTTCAAATTTTAAATACAAATAAAGCCTTATCAGTTTCTAAAGCTTTACGTGCTTTGGTTTTACAATCACTCGATTATGAAACATATTCCAATGACTTTGGAACAAGTGATTATAATCGTGTCAAATATTTAGTTAATACATGGACACCAGCAAATTTCATTACTTATAGTGAATATGATGCTGCTGTTGATAATGCAGATGGTATTTTCAGCAATGATTATGTCTCATTTATCAAGAAAGCTTGGATGGATAAATTCTATCCAGAAGCTGGATATTCTCAAGAAGCTAGAGATGCTGCTGAAGCCGCATTAGGTTATAGTCAACTTTCAACAGGTGAACATTCTGTTGGTGTTTCAAGTAAAGGATTAAATGATACATCATTAGATGAAACTAACGCTTCTAGATTAGCAAACTTAAAACAAGCTGCAAGCGATGAAATCTCTGCTTGGAATAATGCTCATCCAGATGACAGAATTACAACACCAGTTATCGTTGAATTCCCAACATTATCATATAACGATGATACATTTAGAAATTCTGCAACATTTGTCAATGCTACAAATGCTAGATTAAATGATGGCAAATGGTATGGTGGTTCTGCACTTAGTGCCAATATTGGTCGTCCAGAAAATGCTGAAATTTTGACTTCTGTTGAAGAAGATAGCTCTTTATTAAGATTTGTCATTCCTACAAATAAAGAAATTCAAGATAGCCGTTCTTATTCAATTGTTTCACAAAATGGCTATGCTAATATCTTTATCTCTGGTTGGGGTCCTGACTATTCTGACCCATTAACATTTGCTAACACTTTAGTTACAAATGGTGATCTTTCCGCTTATACTGGAGCAGGATCTGATAATCCATATTATGATGTTTTAGCTCCTCAATTTGAAAAATACGACACATTAGTCGATGAAGCTTCTGCATTAACAGATAATAAAGCACGTTTCACAAAATTCGGTGAAGCCGAAGTCGAATTACTTTATGAAGTTAGCATTGTCCGTCCAATTTATATGGTTGGTTTAGGAAAATCTGTTTCTATTTCTAAAGTTCTTCCTTATCGTACTTCTTCAGCTGTCTATGGTGTTACAAACTTCAAATATAAATATGTTGAAGTTCTTAATCGCAACGTCACAGGTGAAGAATATCAAGCATTAAAAGCTGAAAGATATGTTCAAAACTCTCATTAA
- a CDS encoding oligopeptide ABC transporter permease protein (product inferred by homology to UniProt) — MVTVVVWYTVVLALIVSFVTMTILVNHNVILKYSNGRIKRFFAHPLLSFTIRRTGSAFISVFLAVTLTFFLLRIYDPSTVFCTSIFSNKRIPIAIKNQLCQLKLQNLGMDSTLFSQYLKFLFNIIPFPKNVCITQTTRLVNGTWSLVCTRQEWKVVNLGVSAVISVDRPVSEFFASQMPWSFYIGLCSMVVELLIGYPMGVFMAKYKNKWFDKLGNAYIILVGSIPSLVYFYLLQALFVEGFHLPLRWSKTDFVSWIPAILTIGLSGVAGIALWVRRYMVDEFGADYIKFARAKGVPENTILFKHVLRNAAVPLVRSIPAGVLYCLLGSYFVEKIYFVEGFGQLLVNSIQRNDYPIVQAVVLVSAIISIVASLIGDITTAIVDPRVTFSSK, encoded by the coding sequence ATGGTAACTGTAGTTGTTTGGTATACAGTTGTTTTAGCTTTAATTGTTAGTTTTGTTACAATGACAATTTTAGTTAATCACAATGTTATATTGAAATATTCAAATGGCCGTATAAAAAGATTTTTTGCACATCCTTTATTAAGTTTCACGATTAGAAGAACAGGAAGTGCATTTATTAGTGTATTCTTAGCTGTAACACTAACATTTTTCTTGTTGAGAATTTATGATCCATCAACGGTTTTTTGTACATCTATTTTTTCAAATAAAAGAATTCCTATAGCGATTAAAAATCAATTATGCCAGTTGAAATTACAAAATCTTGGAATGGATTCAACATTATTCTCTCAATATTTGAAATTTTTATTTAACATTATTCCTTTTCCAAAAAATGTTTGCATTACTCAGACTACTCGTCTTGTAAATGGTACATGGTCTCTTGTTTGTACAAGACAAGAATGGAAAGTTGTAAATTTAGGTGTTTCTGCAGTTATTTCTGTTGATAGACCAGTTTCTGAATTTTTCGCATCACAGATGCCGTGGTCATTCTATATTGGTTTATGCAGTATGGTTGTTGAACTTCTTATCGGTTATCCAATGGGCGTATTTATGGCTAAATATAAGAATAAATGGTTTGATAAGTTAGGAAATGCATATATCATTTTAGTCGGTTCAATCCCATCTCTTGTTTATTTCTATTTATTACAAGCTCTATTTGTTGAAGGTTTCCATTTACCATTAAGATGGAGTAAAACTGATTTTGTAAGCTGGATTCCGGCAATTTTAACCATAGGTTTATCAGGAGTTGCTGGTATAGCTTTATGGGTAAGAAGATATATGGTTGATGAATTTGGTGCAGATTATATCAAATTTGCTCGCGCTAAAGGTGTTCCTGAAAATACAATTTTATTTAAACATGTTTTAAGAAATGCAGCTGTTCCACTTGTTCGTTCTATTCCTGCTGGTGTCTTATATTGTTTATTAGGTTCATACTTTGTTGAAAAAATATACTTTGTTGAAGGTTTTGGTCAATTATTAGTTAATTCAATTCAAAGAAACGACTATCCTATTGTTCAAGCTGTTGTTTTGGTATCTGCTATTATTTCAATTGTTGCAAGTCTTATAGGTGATATTACTACAGCTATTGTTGACCCAAGAGTTACTTTCTCAAGCAAATAG
- a CDS encoding 30S ribosomal protein S9 (product inferred by homology to UniProt) has product MAKKSSEKAVQYYGTGRRKSSVARVYLTSGKGKILVNGRDVAEYFPHDTFVIDVKQPLTLTSTGETVDIKAFVKGGGYAGQAGALRLGIARALMELSSDYRPTLKAAGLVTVDSRIKERKKYGLRGARRAPQFHKR; this is encoded by the coding sequence ATGGCAAAAAAATCATCTGAAAAAGCCGTTCAGTATTATGGTACCGGACGTCGTAAATCCTCTGTTGCTAGAGTTTATCTTACTTCTGGTAAGGGTAAAATTCTCGTCAATGGTCGTGATGTAGCTGAATATTTCCCACACGACACTTTTGTAATTGACGTCAAGCAACCATTAACTCTTACTTCTACAGGCGAAACAGTTGATATCAAAGCCTTTGTAAAAGGTGGCGGTTATGCTGGTCAAGCTGGTGCTCTCCGTTTAGGTATTGCACGCGCACTTATGGAACTTTCTTCTGATTATCGTCCTACATTAAAAGCTGCAGGATTGGTTACAGTTGATAGCCGTATTAAGGAAAGAAAGAAGTATGGTTTAAGAGGAGCTCGTCGCGCTCCACAATTCCACAAGCGTTAA